A genomic segment from Vicinamibacterales bacterium encodes:
- a CDS encoding peptidyl-alpha-hydroxyglycine alpha-amidating lyase family protein, with product MSSSRYLITTLLVSGALVVGGCATEPEPTAEPAPPQGNIITGEGLPNPTSTVIENWGDLPEGREWGSTAGIDIDPFDGQVWAYERCGAGNFGAGAAVNCDSNPVDPIFKFDRTTGEVLENFGGGVMVTPHGIHVDAEGNVWVTDFAVNEEGTKGHQVHKFSSSGELLMSLGTAGQAGSGPNQFNQPNDVAIGPDGSIYVGDGHNGQGMTTGQAMAAGREAGSTGRIMKFSADGTFIKEWGQIGTLHGEFRTPHALAFDSAGRLFVADRGNHRIEIFDQDGNYLDSRYSYGRISGIFITGDNMLYAIDSESSGTSHPAWSNGVRIGPLNEDRITGFIPPFDSDSRPYQGAAGEGIAVDADGNVYAAEGPNSLSWAGGAFTKYAVGQ from the coding sequence ATGTCATCGTCACGATACCTAATAACCACATTGCTAGTGAGCGGTGCGCTCGTAGTTGGTGGGTGCGCCACCGAGCCCGAGCCCACCGCCGAACCCGCTCCGCCACAGGGCAACATCATCACGGGTGAAGGCCTACCGAACCCGACCTCGACCGTAATCGAGAATTGGGGCGACCTGCCCGAAGGCCGCGAGTGGGGCTCGACCGCCGGCATCGACATCGACCCGTTCGACGGCCAGGTCTGGGCTTACGAGCGTTGCGGCGCCGGCAACTTCGGTGCCGGAGCGGCGGTCAACTGCGACTCCAATCCTGTTGACCCGATCTTTAAGTTTGACCGCACCACTGGGGAAGTCCTGGAGAACTTCGGTGGAGGCGTCATGGTCACGCCGCACGGCATTCACGTGGATGCCGAGGGAAACGTTTGGGTGACCGACTTTGCGGTGAACGAAGAGGGAACCAAAGGGCATCAGGTCCACAAGTTCAGCTCCTCGGGCGAGCTGCTGATGAGCCTCGGCACTGCGGGCCAGGCGGGGAGCGGCCCGAACCAGTTTAACCAGCCGAACGACGTGGCCATCGGACCGGACGGCAGCATCTATGTCGGGGACGGACACAACGGCCAGGGCATGACCACTGGACAGGCAATGGCCGCAGGACGTGAAGCGGGCTCCACCGGCCGCATCATGAAGTTTTCGGCCGACGGTACGTTCATTAAAGAGTGGGGACAGATCGGGACGCTACACGGCGAGTTCCGCACACCCCACGCGTTGGCGTTCGATTCTGCAGGACGCCTCTTCGTGGCCGACCGAGGGAACCATCGCATCGAGATCTTCGACCAGGACGGCAACTATCTCGACTCCCGTTACTCCTACGGGCGCATCAGCGGTATCTTCATCACCGGGGACAACATGCTGTATGCGATCGACTCCGAGTCGAGCGGGACGAGCCATCCAGCCTGGAGCAACGGTGTGCGCATCGGGCCCTTGAACGAGGACCGCATCACGGGCTTCATCCCGCCGTTTGATTCGGATTCACGGCCCTACCAGGGCGCAGCTGGCGAAGGCATCGCGGTCGACGCAGACGGCAATGTGTATGCTGCCGAAGGCCCGAACTCACTCAGCTGGGCTGGTGGAGCGTTCACCAAATACGCGGTCGGTCAATAA
- the nhaC gene encoding Na+/H+ antiporter NhaC, whose product MSNEANQVRHEPTLGQALTPVALLIGLLASSVYLFGDSSSSGPNQIALIFAAGLTIIIAIRNGYTWKEMERGMVGGISLAMGALLILLAVGSLIGTWILAGIVPTMIYYGLQILFPTIFYGAAAVICGLVALATGSSWTTASTIGIGLMGVAVTQDLNLGLAAGAIISGAYFGDKLSPLSDTTNLAAAMAGADLFTHIRHMLWTTTPSFLIAVGFFVIAGFVGAQPAPTDNLEVVLRDLEAQFSIGLHLLLPVILVIVLVLKKMPAFPAIFLGALVGGLFAAVFQQATVLTYVGETDLPRSVALIKGVWIAMFDGFVLNSGNATLDELLSRGGMSSMFGTIWLIMTAMMFGGAMEASRMLQRIADGILSFVRGTASLIAATIVTCISTNVIASDQYISIVLPGRIFRAEYRNRKLHPKNLSRTIEDSGTLTSPLIPWNTCGAFMSQALGVATLTYLPFCFFNLISPLIAAIYGYANFTIEKLEASDSDEPEDIEHALGPR is encoded by the coding sequence ATGAGTAACGAGGCGAACCAGGTCAGGCACGAACCCACATTGGGTCAGGCCCTGACACCAGTGGCCCTGTTGATCGGCTTACTCGCGTCGTCCGTGTACTTGTTCGGAGACAGTTCTTCTTCAGGTCCGAACCAGATCGCCCTCATTTTTGCCGCCGGCCTAACGATCATTATTGCCATCAGAAATGGTTACACCTGGAAAGAAATGGAACGAGGCATGGTGGGTGGAATCTCACTGGCCATGGGGGCGCTCCTGATTCTTCTCGCGGTTGGATCACTGATCGGCACATGGATTTTGGCTGGCATCGTGCCAACCATGATTTATTACGGGCTTCAGATTCTCTTCCCGACCATCTTCTATGGTGCAGCGGCCGTGATTTGTGGCCTGGTCGCACTGGCGACTGGTAGTTCATGGACAACCGCCAGCACGATTGGCATTGGCTTGATGGGGGTGGCTGTGACCCAAGACCTGAATCTCGGATTAGCAGCCGGCGCAATCATTTCAGGGGCTTACTTCGGGGACAAACTGTCGCCCTTATCGGATACGACAAATTTAGCTGCGGCGATGGCCGGTGCTGACTTGTTTACACACATCCGACATATGCTGTGGACAACGACACCGAGTTTCCTTATTGCCGTTGGGTTCTTTGTCATTGCTGGATTCGTGGGCGCACAGCCTGCACCAACGGACAACCTGGAGGTCGTCCTCCGTGATTTAGAGGCGCAATTTTCCATCGGCCTGCATCTTCTGCTCCCCGTTATTCTTGTCATCGTCCTGGTACTGAAGAAAATGCCGGCGTTTCCGGCAATTTTTCTGGGCGCATTAGTCGGCGGGCTTTTCGCAGCAGTGTTTCAACAGGCAACCGTCCTCACCTACGTGGGCGAAACAGATCTACCGAGGTCCGTGGCTCTGATCAAGGGTGTCTGGATTGCCATGTTCGATGGCTTCGTGCTGAATTCTGGGAATGCCACGCTCGATGAGTTGCTCAGTCGCGGGGGGATGTCCAGCATGTTCGGGACAATCTGGCTCATCATGACCGCGATGATGTTTGGCGGCGCCATGGAAGCAAGCAGAATGTTGCAGAGAATCGCAGACGGTATTTTGAGCTTCGTTCGCGGCACGGCCAGCCTCATTGCAGCCACCATCGTGACGTGCATCAGCACGAACGTTATCGCGTCCGACCAATATATTTCCATCGTGCTCCCGGGCCGAATTTTTCGGGCCGAATACCGGAATCGTAAACTGCACCCAAAAAATCTGTCACGAACGATTGAAGATTCCGGCACCCTGACATCACCACTGATCCCCTGGAATACCTGTGGGGCCTTTATGTCGCAAGCACTCGGCGTGGCCACGTTGACTTACCTGCCATTTTGTTTTTTTAATCTGATAAGCCCTCTAATAGCAGCCATTTACGGGTATGCAAACTTTACGATTGAAAAATTGGAGGCGTCCGACTCCGACGAACCTGAGGACATTGAACACGCCCTCGGACCGCGGTAG
- a CDS encoding NAD(P)-binding protein, with translation MKGRITRRDFLNGTQVAIGASLLNPWTDVFGADASNFQLGTDYYPPAKTGLRGSHDGSWETMHARVSGMTWPRGAPEREYDLVVVGGGISGLSAAHFFRREYPRASILVLDNHDDFGGHAKRNEFQVGSETRIAYGGTESIDTPSGYADVSKELLKDIGIDVERFYDYYNQELYNSLNLSYAIAYDSGTYGERKLVRGYGSRPWEEFAAETPMSDKAKADLVRAFSAEVDYLPGMSREEKVGLLSRISYRTYLRDYVRVDEQVLEMYQRWGMSYWCVGMDEVPAIYILGYSDGGGMPGLEHTVKREGGRGSEPYIFHFPDGNASVARLLVRKLIPEALPGSTMEDSVTAHLDYTLLDQEGADLGIRLNSTVVNVEHTADSRAVDVTYVHGGDVHAVRARKCILACYNSAIPYICPELPETQRQGLAYNVKIPLTYTKVMIPNWHWFAELGISFVFYTNDFFKQVELDYPVSLGNYSFGASPDDPMVLHMCYVPYFGDIQGPEQWRAGRRRLLETPFSMFEYHVRDQLDQALGGAGFDAERDITGITVNRWPHGYSYSPDLLWEPAYGSEEDKPWVQGRKPFGRITIANSDAGASSDTNAAIAHAYRAVQEANG, from the coding sequence ATGAAAGGGAGAATTACTCGACGCGATTTCCTGAACGGCACCCAGGTTGCAATCGGCGCGTCGCTCTTGAATCCGTGGACGGACGTATTCGGCGCCGATGCATCGAACTTTCAGCTAGGCACCGACTATTACCCGCCTGCCAAGACTGGCCTTCGTGGCAGCCACGACGGTTCATGGGAGACCATGCACGCGCGGGTATCCGGCATGACTTGGCCGAGGGGCGCTCCCGAGCGGGAATACGATCTGGTTGTCGTTGGTGGTGGCATCAGTGGTCTTTCGGCGGCACATTTTTTCCGAAGGGAATATCCCAGGGCCAGCATCCTGGTCCTCGACAATCATGACGATTTCGGTGGCCACGCCAAGCGCAACGAATTCCAGGTGGGTAGCGAGACTCGAATTGCCTACGGCGGTACCGAATCCATCGACACGCCGTCCGGGTATGCGGACGTTTCCAAAGAGTTGCTGAAAGATATTGGCATCGACGTCGAGCGCTTTTACGACTACTACAATCAAGAACTCTACAATTCACTGAATCTGTCCTACGCCATCGCGTACGACAGCGGAACCTACGGTGAGCGCAAGTTGGTCCGCGGCTACGGTAGTCGCCCCTGGGAGGAGTTTGCGGCTGAAACGCCAATGAGTGACAAGGCCAAGGCGGATCTCGTTCGCGCGTTTAGCGCCGAGGTCGATTACCTTCCGGGAATGTCACGCGAAGAAAAGGTCGGCCTGCTCAGCAGGATCAGCTACCGGACTTACCTGCGCGATTACGTGAGAGTCGATGAGCAAGTACTGGAGATGTACCAACGATGGGGCATGAGTTACTGGTGCGTCGGCATGGACGAAGTGCCGGCAATCTACATCCTTGGATACTCCGACGGTGGCGGCATGCCTGGCCTCGAGCACACAGTGAAGCGAGAAGGTGGCCGGGGCAGTGAGCCCTACATCTTTCACTTCCCGGACGGCAACGCTTCTGTTGCCAGGTTGCTGGTTCGAAAGCTGATTCCTGAAGCGCTGCCCGGTAGCACGATGGAGGACAGCGTAACGGCTCACCTTGACTACACCTTGCTCGATCAGGAGGGTGCAGATCTCGGCATCCGTCTGAATAGCACCGTCGTCAACGTCGAACACACAGCGGACTCGAGAGCTGTCGACGTGACGTATGTGCATGGGGGAGATGTCCACGCCGTGCGGGCGAGGAAATGCATTCTGGCCTGCTACAACAGTGCGATTCCCTATATATGTCCGGAACTACCCGAGACCCAGCGGCAGGGACTGGCGTACAACGTCAAGATTCCACTCACCTACACGAAGGTGATGATTCCGAACTGGCACTGGTTTGCGGAACTCGGCATCAGCTTCGTCTTCTACACCAACGACTTTTTCAAGCAGGTCGAACTCGACTATCCTGTGTCACTCGGCAACTACAGCTTCGGCGCATCGCCCGATGACCCGATGGTGCTGCACATGTGCTATGTGCCGTACTTCGGCGATATCCAGGGACCGGAGCAGTGGCGCGCAGGCAGACGGCGTTTACTTGAGACGCCATTCTCAATGTTCGAGTATCACGTTCGCGACCAGCTCGACCAGGCGCTGGGAGGCGCCGGGTTCGATGCGGAGCGCGACATTACTGGCATCACCGTGAATCGATGGCCGCACGGGTACTCGTACAGCCCTGACCTTCTGTGGGAGCCGGCCTACGGTTCCGAAGAAGATAAGCCCTGGGTGCAGGGTCGCAAGCCGTTCGGCCGAATTACGATCGCCAATTCAGATGCCGGCGCATCATCCGATACCAATGCGGCGATTGCGCACGCCTACCGTGCGGTCCAGGAAGCGAACGGATGA
- a CDS encoding amidohydrolase family protein gives MAKLTGNSKSSSQSSQKEGTFSRRQMLAGAGAAAFLLGQRDLRAQATSSRTVVFAHTTVIGPDGVQDDVALVVEDDRIVAIGPTDQALETHPNADVYDGRGKALLPGLINCHAHMGAVLARGFNEDFGFPNSARLAVRPGSLLEGEEATLMVTVAALEAIRTGTTTIVEYTGNISRSAAALAQTGLRCVFAESVRDSENVAGPMSPGGLANSDTPRFSARRRDEGLQRISDLFTTWHGANQGRISVFPAAALAETSSPELLRAIRAFAEQHDLGYTIHLSQSVAEVEFMVRHHGMRPPAFLDQHEFLGPRLFAAHCRYVSDADIALLGRTGTVISHQANMAANRGVIPPIAKLREAGCPIANGTDNNTNDMFGVMKVALLTERISRDDPFPGTRPQPEDMLDDATLGSARAVGQEAHLGSLEVGKKADLIILDTQRAHLVPAGRIVSAWIHNGQPSDIESVMVDGQFVMRNREVLTMDEDSIIAEADRVGRRIWSQVEAAGPITVPRLPRRR, from the coding sequence ATGGCTAAGTTGACCGGTAATTCTAAGTCGTCTTCGCAGTCATCACAGAAGGAGGGCACCTTCAGCCGTCGGCAAATGCTCGCCGGTGCCGGTGCCGCGGCATTCCTTCTCGGGCAACGCGACCTTCGAGCTCAGGCCACCTCGAGTAGGACCGTGGTCTTCGCTCATACCACCGTCATCGGTCCCGATGGAGTGCAAGATGACGTGGCACTCGTGGTCGAAGATGACCGCATCGTGGCAATCGGTCCCACCGACCAGGCGCTCGAAACGCATCCCAACGCCGATGTCTACGACGGACGGGGCAAGGCGTTACTCCCCGGTCTCATCAACTGTCATGCCCATATGGGGGCTGTCCTCGCTAGGGGGTTCAACGAAGACTTCGGATTTCCGAATTCCGCACGCCTGGCCGTTCGGCCCGGCAGTCTCCTCGAGGGGGAAGAGGCCACGCTGATGGTGACCGTTGCGGCTCTGGAAGCCATCCGGACCGGGACCACCACGATTGTGGAATACACCGGAAACATCAGTCGCTCCGCCGCGGCACTGGCGCAGACAGGCCTGCGCTGTGTGTTCGCGGAGTCGGTCCGTGACAGCGAGAATGTGGCTGGGCCGATGTCCCCGGGTGGGCTCGCGAACAGCGACACTCCCAGGTTCTCAGCCCGACGGAGGGACGAAGGTTTGCAGCGGATCAGCGACCTGTTCACGACGTGGCACGGCGCGAATCAGGGACGCATCAGTGTGTTTCCGGCAGCCGCCCTGGCTGAGACCTCCTCGCCTGAACTACTGCGTGCCATCCGCGCGTTCGCGGAGCAACACGACCTGGGATACACCATTCACCTCTCGCAGAGCGTCGCGGAGGTCGAATTCATGGTGCGACACCACGGAATGCGTCCGCCGGCGTTTCTTGATCAACATGAGTTCCTCGGCCCTCGGCTGTTTGCGGCGCACTGCCGCTATGTCAGCGATGCCGACATCGCCTTGCTCGGGCGCACCGGTACCGTGATTTCGCATCAGGCCAACATGGCCGCGAACCGAGGGGTTATTCCCCCGATTGCGAAACTCCGAGAGGCGGGGTGTCCGATCGCGAACGGCACCGACAACAATACCAACGATATGTTCGGGGTCATGAAGGTCGCCCTTCTGACGGAACGCATCTCACGCGATGACCCGTTTCCCGGCACACGGCCGCAGCCGGAAGACATGCTTGACGACGCCACGCTAGGCAGTGCGCGAGCCGTCGGTCAGGAAGCACACCTTGGCTCGCTCGAGGTCGGGAAAAAGGCAGACCTGATCATACTGGACACACAACGCGCCCACCTCGTGCCAGCTGGGCGAATCGTGTCCGCGTGGATTCACAACGGGCAACCGTCCGACATCGAGTCCGTGATGGTGGATGGCCAGTTCGTCATGCGCAACCGTGAGGTCCTCACGATGGATGAGGACAGCATCATCGCCGAGGCCGACAGGGTGGGTCGTCGGATCTGGTCTCAGGTAGAAGCGGCGGGCCCTATTACGGTGCCGCGATTACCACGCCGTCGATAA
- a CDS encoding sulfatase, with protein sequence MLKLIVLVALVLVGTNCGTTQVPSRNSKPNILFIAADDLNDWVGFMNGHPGMKVHTPNLDRLAASSMVFTNAHTPAPACAPTRTAILSGVHHARSGAENVFWGDGPEWRGFEGLEQVETLEQFFKNRGYKTLGAGKLYHSQAPPWAPTSQVEPDNWDFYYPSSYISHPYQIRASNDVIYPPEVDNSTRPGGEGGWWTWGPVTVQDEKMADYHVMDWARYQLSQEHDRPFFLGVGTWKPHDPWEVPQKYFDLYPLEDIVLPEVKADDLEDAFDHGRRWIHQWVVENQQWEKVVQSYAASITFADAMLGRLLEALENSAYAENTILMVWSDHGMHMGEKENIEKFTLWERSTRVPLLMSVPGVTQAGTTSGQPVSLMDLYPTLVDLAGYERPAHLDGRSLVPQLTEPNATTPPVVTSYQFTWTEEPVVGHAVRSQRYRYIYYPDVNLEELYDHDLDPHEWDNVAYKRTNQEIVQDHRRELHALLPDLTWEGGAPDGYAVDSEGNVRKIDFVSY encoded by the coding sequence ATGCTCAAACTTATCGTGCTAGTGGCACTGGTTCTTGTAGGCACTAACTGTGGAACCACGCAAGTCCCAAGTAGGAACTCGAAGCCCAACATTTTGTTCATCGCGGCGGACGATTTGAATGACTGGGTCGGGTTTATGAACGGTCATCCAGGCATGAAGGTTCACACCCCGAACCTGGACCGCCTGGCAGCCTCTTCCATGGTGTTCACCAACGCGCACACCCCGGCTCCGGCCTGCGCGCCTACCCGAACCGCCATCCTCAGCGGCGTCCATCACGCTCGGTCAGGAGCGGAGAATGTGTTCTGGGGAGATGGCCCCGAGTGGCGAGGCTTTGAGGGGCTGGAGCAGGTGGAGACCCTTGAACAGTTTTTCAAGAATCGTGGCTACAAGACCCTGGGCGCCGGAAAGCTCTATCACAGCCAGGCCCCACCATGGGCACCCACGAGCCAGGTCGAACCGGACAACTGGGACTTCTATTACCCAAGTTCCTACATCTCCCACCCCTACCAGATTCGGGCGTCCAACGACGTGATTTACCCTCCCGAGGTCGACAACTCGACCCGACCCGGTGGCGAGGGCGGCTGGTGGACGTGGGGTCCAGTGACGGTCCAAGACGAAAAAATGGCTGACTATCATGTTATGGACTGGGCTCGTTACCAGCTCAGCCAGGAACACGACAGGCCATTTTTTCTCGGGGTGGGGACGTGGAAACCGCACGACCCCTGGGAGGTACCTCAGAAATATTTTGACTTGTATCCCTTGGAAGACATCGTCCTCCCTGAGGTCAAGGCAGATGACCTTGAGGACGCTTTCGACCATGGGCGTCGGTGGATCCATCAGTGGGTGGTGGAGAACCAGCAATGGGAGAAGGTGGTCCAGTCCTATGCTGCGTCGATCACGTTTGCCGACGCCATGCTCGGCCGACTGTTGGAGGCGTTGGAGAATTCGGCCTACGCCGAAAATACCATCCTGATGGTGTGGTCTGACCACGGCATGCATATGGGGGAAAAGGAAAACATCGAGAAATTCACCCTCTGGGAACGGTCCACTCGCGTACCGTTGCTGATGTCCGTGCCCGGAGTGACCCAGGCCGGCACGACCAGCGGTCAACCGGTGAGCTTAATGGACCTCTATCCCACACTGGTTGACCTGGCTGGCTATGAACGGCCTGCACACCTGGATGGAAGAAGCCTGGTTCCTCAACTCACAGAACCCAACGCGACGACTCCACCAGTGGTGACCAGTTATCAGTTCACGTGGACCGAGGAACCGGTGGTGGGGCACGCCGTGAGAAGCCAGCGTTACCGCTATATCTATTATCCCGATGTCAACCTGGAAGAACTCTACGACCACGACCTTGACCCACACGAATGGGACAACGTGGCCTACAAACGCACAAACCAGGAAATAGTTCAGGACCACCGGCGGGAGCTACACGCTCTCTTGCCTGACCTAACCTGGGAGGGTGGGGCACCTGATGGATATGCGGTTGATAGCGAAGGAAATGTGCGGAAGATTGATTTTGTGTCCTATTGA
- a CDS encoding carboxypeptidase-like regulatory domain-containing protein: protein MQLSKSLFVALSLLMLPAAAFAQAPLEGVVTWFTESGAELQNVSVSVRSEDGSVVVDPPKITDSEGRYVTNDLLPGTYTVTFALVPPPRDWLGRIKARFYDEVSVKVTVPDDVSDSVKQNATLSIDVRIWFLRLIASVFIGLLCLLVIPLSSRQWQLRRMRKAITAVGRAGVLTAGHLSRVEQEALEAPLIRTGRWSRTFWSPFLNQWRELYDDTTRRAEEPLDFFDFCTQERVIHRHCLASLTSRFGVTRRSCSCMGVSGTDMAVICSGGQNPTGCSGARRLIAIGLSMPGHLKSCGRVAGEQ from the coding sequence ATGCAACTGTCGAAGTCGCTTTTTGTCGCGCTGTCTTTACTGATGTTGCCGGCAGCCGCGTTTGCCCAAGCCCCGCTTGAGGGCGTGGTTACCTGGTTCACAGAAAGTGGAGCTGAGCTACAGAACGTCTCCGTTTCCGTAAGGAGCGAAGACGGTAGTGTCGTGGTTGACCCTCCTAAGATTACAGATAGTGAGGGTCGCTACGTGACTAACGACCTACTCCCCGGCACCTACACTGTCACCTTCGCACTCGTCCCGCCCCCCCGGGATTGGCTTGGCAGGATCAAGGCACGGTTCTATGACGAGGTAAGCGTCAAGGTGACCGTGCCTGACGATGTTTCAGACTCCGTTAAGCAGAATGCGACACTTTCCATAGATGTCCGCATCTGGTTTCTTCGGCTGATTGCGAGTGTCTTTATCGGTTTGTTATGCCTCCTTGTCATACCTCTATCATCACGACAGTGGCAGCTCCGCAGAATGCGGAAAGCCATAACCGCCGTAGGCAGGGCAGGAGTATTGACTGCCGGGCATCTTTCCCGTGTTGAACAAGAAGCGTTGGAAGCACCGCTAATCAGGACGGGTCGGTGGAGCCGGACATTCTGGTCACCGTTCCTGAACCAGTGGCGTGAACTCTACGACGACACCACGAGGCGAGCAGAAGAGCCGCTCGACTTCTTCGATTTTTGCACCCAGGAACGTGTAATTCACCGGCATTGCCTGGCAAGCCTGACCTCACGTTTCGGCGTTACAAGGCGGTCGTGTTCGTGCATGGGTGTTTCTGGCACGGACATGGCTGTCATCTGTTCAGGTGGCCAAAATCCAACAGGGTGTTCTGGCGCAAGAAGATTGATCGCAATCGGTCTGTCGATGCCAGGACACTTAAAGAGTTGCGGGCGCGTGGCTGGAGAACAATGA